A region from the Flavobacterium enshiense genome encodes:
- a CDS encoding T9SS type A sorting domain-containing protein, with product MGKITFSVFGLLFAVTGLWAQTTYSTGIVTFFGGGPSLAYSGKVDVTSTTVTVTLIGPSNRWLGIAFNVTGPNQMNNLGSDVLIFNGTNMTDRSFNGQAEPPLDTQNWTVTSNTVSSGVRTVSATRSRVAAESTDYTFPLAAQPLDLTYARGEDLMIVFHGFGNCGSTVSNLAIDGFDLERFKVYPNPAHDFVKIELQDAVFEADILIYDVQGRKVKEVKVTLENNKVDVTGLNCGSYLMKIKTEKGEGTKTLVIY from the coding sequence ATGGGAAAAATTACATTTTCAGTTTTTGGGCTATTGTTTGCAGTTACAGGATTATGGGCTCAAACAACTTATTCTACGGGTATCGTCACATTTTTTGGAGGAGGCCCAAGTTTGGCTTATTCGGGGAAGGTGGATGTTACAAGCACAACGGTGACTGTAACGTTGATTGGTCCTTCAAACAGATGGTTAGGTATTGCTTTTAATGTCACCGGTCCTAATCAAATGAATAATTTAGGTAGTGATGTGCTTATTTTTAACGGAACAAATATGACGGACCGAAGTTTTAATGGTCAAGCAGAGCCACCTCTTGATACTCAAAACTGGACTGTAACTTCGAATACGGTGAGTTCCGGCGTTAGAACCGTGTCGGCCACCAGGAGTAGAGTAGCGGCTGAATCAACGGATTACACCTTTCCATTGGCAGCACAACCTTTAGATTTGACTTATGCACGCGGAGAGGATTTAATGATTGTATTTCATGGCTTTGGAAATTGTGGGAGTACCGTTTCAAATCTGGCTATAGATGGCTTTGATTTAGAGCGTTTTAAAGTTTATCCAAACCCTGCCCATGATTTTGTGAAAATTGAATTGCAGGATGCGGTTTTTGAAGCAGATATTTTGATTTATGACGTCCAGGGAAGAAAAGTAAAAGAGGTGAAAGTAACTTTGGAAAACAATAAAGTAGATGTTACCGGACTGAACTGCGGTTCCTATCTGATGAAAATAAAAACAGAAAAAGGGGAAGGAACAAAAACGTTGGTAATTTATTAA
- a CDS encoding ankyrin repeat domain-containing protein, whose protein sequence is MGKVVANCIFFLFCQLGFSQADIFDVARKGTVAEMKSLIEKTPADINSVNNHGYSLLVLATYRGNNEVARFLIENGADINGTSNYGSPLMSAVVKGNLEIVKVLLEHKVDTNIADQSGNTALIYAVIFKNYDIAAMLVKAKADIAIKDIRGKSAMDYAKMNNDEKMMNLLKE, encoded by the coding sequence ATGGGGAAAGTTGTAGCGAACTGTATTTTTTTTCTTTTCTGTCAACTAGGTTTTTCCCAGGCAGACATTTTCGATGTTGCCCGTAAAGGAACTGTTGCAGAAATGAAAAGTCTAATTGAGAAAACCCCGGCTGATATTAACTCGGTTAACAACCACGGCTATAGTCTTTTGGTCTTGGCAACATACAGAGGTAATAATGAAGTGGCAAGGTTTCTGATTGAAAACGGGGCGGATATAAACGGTACAAGTAATTACGGATCGCCCTTAATGTCGGCAGTTGTTAAAGGGAATCTAGAAATCGTGAAAGTTCTTTTGGAACACAAAGTTGATACAAATATTGCAGATCAAAGCGGTAATACGGCACTTATCTATGCAGTAATCTTTAAAAATTATGATATAGCCGCTATGCTCGTTAAGGCAAAAGCTGATATAGCTATAAAAGACATACGTGGAAAATCGGCAATGGATTATGCTAAAATGAACAATGACGAAAAAATGATGAATCTCTTAAAAGAATAG
- a CDS encoding OB-fold putative lipoprotein encodes MKKNRIIIFLILVLVAGYLVYSYVYKSHRDIASEKGSFTVTADEIYNEFKADQTKASAKYDDKTIDVTGTISSMDVEGNSLVIDEKMFAVFKDKLPQEIKLQSKVKIKGRFMGYDDLLDEMKMDQCVFVTE; translated from the coding sequence ATGAAAAAAAATAGAATTATAATATTTTTGATCTTAGTCTTAGTTGCAGGTTATTTGGTTTATTCTTATGTGTATAAATCCCACCGCGATATCGCCTCTGAAAAAGGTAGCTTTACGGTTACTGCCGATGAAATTTACAACGAATTTAAAGCTGATCAGACAAAGGCAAGTGCAAAATACGACGATAAGACTATTGATGTAACCGGAACTATTTCCAGTATGGATGTCGAAGGAAACTCATTGGTTATTGATGAAAAAATGTTTGCTGTTTTTAAAGATAAATTGCCTCAAGAAATTAAACTGCAGTCTAAGGTAAAAATCAAAGGCCGTTTTATGGGGTATGACGATTTGCTCGATGAAATGAAAATGGATCAGTGTGTTTTTGTAACCGAATAG
- a CDS encoding YceI family protein: MNTKLFLAILLSVSFLGFSQSKKMTKTGDVKFEASVPSFEEVKAQNTTTTVVLNTDNGEIAALALMKGFRFKVALMEEHFNENYIESNKYPKATFKGKIDNFDMSKLSEEEKEFTIKGTLELHGKSKKISAPAKIKKSGDSIYLTSAFSVNSDDFAIEIPAIVSKKVSKKVNIDVDCVLK; the protein is encoded by the coding sequence ATGAACACGAAATTATTTTTAGCAATCCTTCTCTCAGTTTCATTTTTAGGGTTCTCCCAATCCAAAAAAATGACAAAAACCGGAGATGTGAAATTTGAAGCCTCCGTACCTTCTTTCGAAGAGGTAAAAGCTCAAAATACAACAACAACCGTTGTATTAAACACCGATAACGGCGAAATCGCGGCCCTGGCCCTAATGAAGGGATTCAGGTTTAAAGTCGCATTAATGGAAGAACATTTCAATGAAAACTACATTGAAAGCAACAAATATCCAAAAGCGACATTTAAAGGCAAAATCGACAATTTCGACATGTCTAAATTATCCGAAGAGGAAAAAGAGTTTACCATTAAAGGCACGTTGGAACTACACGGAAAATCAAAAAAAATATCGGCTCCGGCAAAAATCAAAAAATCGGGCGACTCAATCTACCTGACTTCGGCCTTCTCAGTAAACTCGGACGATTTCGCTATTGAAATACCTGCCATAGTAAGCAAAAAAGTTTCCAAAAAAGTAAACATCGACGTCGACTGCGTTCTCAAATAA
- a CDS encoding transglutaminase domain-containing protein — protein MTKKLLFASLTFFLFQYSFSQKNIDPTTDDIALAKNLRDKYKKSDIAILSSSENITFDLNAKEEKVIVKQKIKENLMNITHRADIQKFEFYDSESEIEGFQMKFRNDKKALFTVNDEFYKSDDLFYNDARVKYMSIDFPVQGYSYFYELTKKYKDVKYFTTIYFNDEYPILKKEVTITVPKWLELEIKEFNFAGFQVKKEIKKDSKSEETIYTFTVENVNPGANEQLSPGPSYIYPHILLIAKSYTKKDVKTTLFSSTADLYKWYKSLVNMMKEDPEVLKDKVKELTEKAKTDEEKIKNIYYWVQDNIRYIAFEDGIAGFKPDESQNVFRKRYGDCKGMANLTKQMLKQAGFDARLTWIGTKRIAYDYTVPSLSVDNHMICTLLHNGKKYFLDGTEKFNSFGEYAERIQGKEALIEDGDNFIIEKIPTSSAHANTETFTAKLRIENESITGKTSNSFSGESRSGFLYSYNNIKNNNKEEALNNYLTDNDKNLTISSVTTSDLTNRDKKLSIEYDIKIDNKVSRFDNDIYIDLDFKKEFNHLLFKERKNDFEFSHKENYESLLTLEIPAGYKVTKLPESVSIQKPDYSISITYEQVGNEIRYKKNFEFKNGMVKASDFNEWNLFIEKMNKIYNEQITLTKS, from the coding sequence ATGACAAAAAAGTTACTTTTTGCTTCACTTACTTTTTTTCTTTTCCAGTATTCATTTTCACAAAAAAACATAGATCCGACGACGGACGATATTGCATTGGCAAAAAATTTACGTGACAAATACAAGAAATCGGATATAGCGATTTTATCAAGTTCAGAAAACATCACATTTGACCTTAATGCCAAAGAAGAAAAGGTCATTGTTAAACAAAAAATCAAAGAAAACTTAATGAATATTACGCACCGTGCCGATATTCAGAAATTTGAGTTTTATGATAGTGAAAGCGAAATCGAAGGCTTCCAAATGAAATTCAGAAATGATAAAAAAGCTCTTTTCACGGTTAATGATGAATTTTACAAAAGTGATGATTTGTTCTACAATGATGCACGCGTAAAATACATGAGTATAGACTTTCCGGTTCAAGGGTATTCCTATTTTTATGAACTCACCAAAAAATACAAAGACGTAAAATATTTTACTACAATCTATTTTAATGACGAATACCCGATTCTGAAAAAAGAAGTAACTATTACTGTTCCAAAATGGCTTGAACTGGAGATCAAAGAATTTAACTTTGCTGGTTTTCAAGTCAAAAAAGAAATAAAAAAAGATTCAAAATCAGAGGAAACTATTTACACTTTTACTGTGGAAAATGTAAATCCGGGCGCCAATGAGCAATTGTCTCCAGGACCTAGTTACATTTATCCGCATATACTTTTAATTGCGAAGTCCTATACCAAAAAAGATGTAAAAACAACCCTTTTCAGTTCTACAGCCGATCTGTACAAATGGTACAAATCCTTGGTAAACATGATGAAAGAAGACCCTGAAGTATTGAAAGACAAGGTGAAAGAGCTGACTGAAAAGGCAAAAACAGACGAGGAAAAAATAAAAAATATTTACTATTGGGTTCAGGACAACATCAGATACATCGCTTTTGAAGATGGAATTGCCGGATTCAAACCAGACGAATCTCAAAACGTTTTCCGAAAACGTTATGGCGATTGCAAAGGAATGGCCAATTTAACGAAACAAATGCTGAAACAAGCCGGTTTCGATGCCCGACTTACCTGGATCGGAACAAAAAGAATCGCTTATGATTACACGGTTCCATCGCTTTCTGTGGACAATCACATGATCTGCACCCTTTTGCATAATGGAAAAAAATATTTCCTGGATGGCACCGAGAAATTCAACTCTTTTGGAGAATATGCCGAACGCATTCAAGGCAAAGAAGCTTTAATTGAAGACGGGGATAATTTCATCATAGAAAAAATCCCAACTTCCAGCGCACACGCCAATACTGAAACTTTTACCGCAAAACTGCGCATCGAAAATGAATCCATAACTGGTAAAACCTCAAATTCATTCTCGGGAGAAAGCAGATCGGGCTTTTTATACAGTTACAACAACATCAAAAACAACAACAAGGAAGAAGCGCTTAACAATTATCTGACGGATAACGACAAAAACCTCACTATCTCATCTGTAACAACTTCCGATTTAACCAACAGAGATAAAAAGCTATCCATAGAATATGATATAAAGATTGACAATAAAGTTTCCCGTTTTGACAACGATATTTATATCGATCTGGATTTCAAAAAAGAGTTTAATCATTTGCTTTTCAAAGAGCGCAAAAACGATTTTGAATTTTCACATAAGGAAAATTACGAATCACTACTTACCCTTGAAATTCCGGCGGGGTACAAAGTCACTAAATTACCGGAATCCGTATCCATCCAAAAACCGGATTACAGCATCAGCATAACCTATGAACAGGTTGGAAATGAAATCCGATATAAAAAGAATTTCGAATTTAAAAACGGCATGGTAAAAGCATCTGATTTTAACGAATGGAATCTGTTTATCGAGAAAATGAACAAAATTTACAACGAACAAATCACTTTAACAAAATCATAA
- a CDS encoding DUF3857 domain-containing protein: MKPTILKVALLLFTGTVFAQDKAEIKDFFWGNNDTYKKTIDIPEKWKNESAVVIYKNEDYDFHKFGKSVTYRSAIRERVKLQDQAAVTEFSEFTYSEKSNPRYGTVVKTVIGIKVLKPDGKEIEINVDKEAVTVDDHKKIAIPNLEIGDIIDTYEYSTESFQSAYDYGFDEVEKTLGGKHPIMSYKLTFQTENDFFVNFNTYNGGPELKEIPLEKRGERKYELTASDIEKNDFPVWFYPLVELPCYKFQVFFARSGKFEKMADAFLPEKEDIVKKTVSKEDVLNYYMNKFKPFGNLGDIERFLKGKTFATNEEKVRAVYYFTRHYYYTMYLEAFVAKEANIMYPFYLYGTNPIFFRSDIAFIDHFMAFLKDNKIEYDIIVGTNRHNGPIKDLLIQENATAILRVNTENPIYIDYFSPFSDLDKFSAQLENTDAYALKVTKLKKVVDVENVKLPSSTYKDNTSKQVTNVKINADFNAIQLNRETALNGHNKDEEQSEKLYFFDYVNEDYTKYETKSLLDRVKNKKDKEKYTKEFEALINKLKDKRKEELTKETGKEYGVEIEDHSLEIINTGRFGKTTPFIYKENFAIKNNLIKKAGDNYIFEIGKLIGSQFEVSKKEKNRTNNIYFAFPRSFDDEIIFEIPEGYTATGIEKLNKTVENETGGFTSTAIIEGNKLKIKTFKYYTNYFEPNKNWAKMVDFLDAAYQFNQEKILLKKN, from the coding sequence ATGAAACCAACAATTCTGAAAGTTGCATTATTGCTTTTTACAGGAACAGTTTTTGCTCAGGATAAAGCAGAAATTAAAGATTTTTTCTGGGGTAATAACGACACTTATAAGAAAACCATCGACATTCCTGAAAAATGGAAAAATGAATCAGCAGTAGTAATCTATAAAAACGAAGATTATGATTTTCACAAATTCGGAAAAAGCGTTACCTACCGATCTGCCATCAGAGAAAGAGTAAAACTGCAGGACCAGGCAGCGGTTACAGAATTCTCTGAATTCACTTATAGTGAAAAATCAAATCCCAGATACGGTACCGTAGTTAAAACAGTGATCGGTATCAAGGTTTTAAAACCGGACGGAAAAGAAATTGAAATCAATGTTGACAAAGAAGCCGTTACTGTGGATGATCACAAAAAAATCGCTATTCCAAATCTGGAAATTGGTGATATCATTGATACTTATGAATATAGTACTGAATCTTTTCAGTCAGCTTACGACTACGGATTTGATGAAGTAGAAAAAACATTGGGAGGAAAACATCCTATCATGAGCTACAAATTAACTTTTCAAACCGAGAATGATTTCTTTGTGAACTTCAACACTTACAACGGTGGCCCGGAACTCAAAGAAATTCCATTGGAAAAAAGAGGGGAAAGAAAATATGAGCTAACAGCATCCGACATTGAAAAAAACGATTTCCCGGTATGGTTCTACCCATTGGTTGAATTGCCTTGTTATAAATTTCAGGTGTTTTTTGCACGCTCAGGTAAATTTGAGAAAATGGCCGATGCTTTCCTTCCTGAAAAAGAGGATATCGTAAAAAAAACGGTTTCAAAAGAAGATGTCCTGAACTATTACATGAACAAATTCAAACCGTTTGGTAATTTGGGAGACATTGAAAGATTTTTGAAAGGCAAAACCTTTGCTACCAACGAAGAAAAAGTAAGAGCAGTATATTACTTCACAAGACATTACTACTACACAATGTATTTAGAAGCTTTTGTGGCCAAAGAGGCGAATATAATGTATCCTTTTTATTTATACGGAACCAATCCAATTTTCTTCCGATCGGATATTGCGTTCATAGACCACTTCATGGCGTTTCTTAAGGACAATAAAATTGAATACGATATTATTGTCGGGACCAACCGTCATAACGGACCTATAAAAGACTTACTGATTCAGGAAAATGCAACAGCAATTTTAAGAGTAAATACCGAAAACCCTATTTATATTGATTATTTCTCTCCATTCTCCGATCTGGACAAGTTTTCGGCTCAATTGGAAAACACCGATGCATACGCACTAAAAGTAACAAAATTGAAAAAAGTGGTTGATGTAGAAAATGTCAAACTTCCGTCATCAACATACAAGGACAACACATCAAAACAAGTTACTAATGTAAAAATCAATGCTGATTTTAACGCAATTCAGTTAAATCGTGAAACAGCTTTAAACGGCCACAACAAAGACGAAGAACAATCGGAAAAACTGTATTTCTTTGACTATGTTAATGAAGATTATACTAAATACGAAACCAAGTCACTTTTAGACCGTGTAAAGAACAAGAAGGACAAAGAAAAGTACACCAAAGAATTTGAAGCCCTTATAAACAAGCTAAAAGACAAAAGAAAAGAAGAATTAACAAAAGAAACCGGAAAAGAATATGGTGTAGAAATTGAGGATCATTCTCTTGAAATCATCAACACGGGACGTTTCGGAAAAACAACTCCATTTATTTACAAAGAGAATTTTGCTATTAAGAACAATCTGATTAAAAAAGCCGGTGACAATTACATTTTTGAAATCGGAAAATTAATCGGATCCCAATTTGAAGTGAGCAAGAAAGAGAAAAACAGAACCAACAATATTTACTTTGCTTTCCCGCGTTCCTTCGATGATGAAATTATTTTTGAGATTCCGGAAGGCTACACAGCAACAGGAATTGAAAAACTGAACAAAACTGTGGAAAACGAAACTGGAGGATTTACAAGTACAGCCATAATTGAAGGCAACAAATTAAAAATAAAGACCTTTAAGTACTATACTAATTATTTTGAGCCTAACAAAAATTGGGCAAAAATGGTAGACTTCCTTGATGCCGCTTACCAGTTTAATCAAGAAAAAATATTATTGAAGAAAAACTAA
- a CDS encoding ion channel, translating into MAFLKRINARAKTDANTGFGTNSSNYGGRFITKDGDANVKKEGIGLVESISWYHTMLVLPRWKFMMVIFIFYLLVNLFFACVYCIIGVGHLNGITADNPVDKFGQAFFFSAQTFTTVGYGHISPSGFWASFVASVEALFGLLSFAIATGLFYGRFSKPKAFIRFSDNALIAPYKDINALMLRMTPFKNTNLTEAQAQMTLGMILEEDGKTVNRFYSLDLELQRINALTLSWTLVHPITEVSPFYNLTKEDFEKIRGEVVVYVRVFDDMFSTSVVKRTSYTFSEIVHGAKFVPMYSRSDDDSHTRLFIDKLNMFEITPLN; encoded by the coding sequence ATGGCCTTTTTGAAACGAATAAACGCAAGAGCGAAAACCGATGCCAATACCGGATTTGGAACGAATTCATCTAATTATGGAGGTCGTTTTATTACGAAAGATGGAGATGCGAACGTTAAAAAAGAAGGTATTGGATTGGTGGAAAGTATTAGCTGGTATCATACAATGCTTGTGCTTCCCCGTTGGAAATTTATGATGGTTATCTTCATTTTTTATTTATTGGTAAACCTTTTTTTTGCCTGCGTTTATTGCATTATTGGCGTTGGGCATCTCAACGGAATCACGGCGGATAATCCAGTTGATAAATTTGGTCAGGCATTTTTCTTTAGTGCACAAACGTTTACTACCGTGGGGTATGGGCATATCAGTCCGAGTGGTTTTTGGGCCAGTTTTGTAGCTTCGGTGGAAGCGCTTTTTGGATTGTTAAGCTTTGCCATTGCCACAGGTTTGTTTTACGGACGATTCAGTAAACCGAAAGCATTTATTCGTTTTTCGGATAATGCGCTCATTGCACCTTATAAAGATATTAATGCATTGATGTTGCGAATGACTCCGTTTAAAAACACGAATCTTACCGAAGCGCAAGCACAAATGACTTTAGGGATGATTTTGGAAGAAGACGGGAAAACGGTCAACAGGTTTTATTCATTGGATCTGGAACTGCAGCGAATCAATGCTTTGACATTGAGTTGGACTTTGGTGCATCCCATTACGGAAGTAAGTCCGTTTTACAATCTTACGAAAGAAGACTTTGAAAAAATCAGGGGGGAAGTAGTTGTTTATGTGAGGGTTTTTGATGATATGTTTAGTACTTCTGTGGTTAAACGTACCTCTTATACTTTTTCTGAGATTGTTCACGGTGCTAAATTTGTGCCGATGTATTCCAGAAGTGATGATGACAGCCACACTCGTCTGTTTATTGATAAATTAAATATGTTTGAGATAACGCCTTTAAATTAA
- a CDS encoding GyrI-like domain-containing protein: MIYIFYLVFLINKPKPMEPRIELLSAKKLIGKRKSMSFANNTTFELWRSFMIVRKEIENTIGTDLYSVQVYPKNYFENFSPNTEFEKWATVEVSDFETIPDEMDTFELSGGYYAVFTYKGLSTDNGIFEYIFIKWLPNSEYVLDNRPHFEILGEKYKNADPNSEEEIWIPIKAKE, translated from the coding sequence ATGATTTACATCTTTTATTTGGTATTTTTGATTAATAAACCGAAACCAATGGAGCCAAGAATAGAACTATTATCCGCAAAAAAACTGATCGGAAAACGAAAAAGCATGTCGTTTGCAAACAATACAACTTTCGAATTATGGAGAAGTTTCATGATTGTACGAAAGGAAATTGAGAACACAATTGGCACCGATCTTTATTCGGTTCAGGTATATCCCAAAAACTACTTTGAAAATTTCAGTCCGAATACCGAATTTGAAAAATGGGCAACCGTAGAAGTAAGTGATTTTGAAACTATTCCTGATGAAATGGACACTTTTGAATTATCTGGTGGATACTACGCTGTTTTTACATACAAGGGCTTAAGTACTGATAACGGAATCTTCGAATATATTTTCATCAAGTGGTTGCCTAATTCGGAATATGTTTTAGACAACCGTCCGCATTTTGAAATTCTGGGAGAAAAATATAAAAATGCCGATCCGAATTCAGAAGAAGAAATCTGGATCCCCATCAAGGCAAAGGAATAA
- the carB gene encoding carbamoyl-phosphate synthase large subunit produces the protein MPKDTSIKSVLIIGSGPIVIGQACEFDYSGSQSARSLREEGIEVILINSNPATIMTDPSMADHIYLKPLTTKSIIEILKAHPQIDAVLPTMGGQTALNLCLEADEKGIWTDFGVRLIGVDVNAINITEDREQFKQLLEKIEIPVAPAKTANSFLKGKEIAQEFGFPLVIRPSFTLGGTGAAFVHKKEDFDDLLTRGLEASPIHEVLIDKALLGWKEYELELLRDKNDNVVIICTIENMDPMGIHTGDSITVAPAMTLSDRTFQRMRDMAILMMRSIGNFAGGCNVQFAVSPDEKEDIVAIEINPRVSRSSALASKATGYPIAKIATKLALGYSLDELQNQITKSTSALFEPTLDYVIVKIPRWNFDKFEGADRTLGLQMKSVGEVMGIGRSFQEALHKATQSLEIKRNGLGADGKGYTNFDQIIDKLTHASWDRVFVIYDAIAMGIPLSRIHEITKIDMWFLKQYEELYILEKEVSKYKIDTLPKELLLEAKQKGFADRQIAHMMNCLESQVYNLREQMGVNRVYKLVDTCAAEFKALTPYYYSTFEAEIEKADGTRYVDNESIVTDKKKVIVLGSGPNRIGQGIEFDYSCVHGVLAAAECGYETIMINCNPETVSTDFDTADKLYFEPVFWEHIYDIIRHEKPEGVIVQLGGQTALKLAEKLSKYGVKILGTSYDALDLAEDRGRFSDLLTDLHIPFPKYGIAESAEEASILADKLDFPLLVRPSYVLGGQGMKIVINKQELEEHVIDLLKSIPGNKLLLDHYLDGAIEAEADAICDGENVYIIGIMEHIEPCGVHSGDSNATLPPFNIGEFVMQQIKDHTKKIALALKTVGLINIQFAIKDDIVYIIEANPRASRTVPFIAKAYGEPYVNYATKVMLGHNKVTDFNFNPQLKGFAIKQPVFSFSKFKNVNKALGPEMKSTGESILFIDDLKDDQFYELYSRRKMYLSK, from the coding sequence ATGCCTAAAGACACTTCAATCAAATCGGTTTTAATTATTGGTTCAGGACCTATCGTAATCGGACAAGCCTGTGAGTTTGACTACTCAGGATCGCAATCTGCACGTTCTTTAAGAGAAGAGGGAATCGAAGTAATTTTGATTAATTCGAATCCGGCAACGATCATGACCGACCCATCCATGGCCGATCATATCTATTTAAAACCGCTTACCACAAAATCAATCATCGAAATCTTAAAAGCGCATCCGCAAATTGATGCCGTTTTGCCAACAATGGGTGGGCAGACTGCTTTAAATTTATGTTTGGAGGCTGATGAAAAAGGTATCTGGACGGATTTCGGAGTGCGATTGATCGGAGTTGATGTAAATGCCATCAATATCACGGAAGACAGAGAGCAATTCAAACAATTGTTAGAAAAAATCGAGATCCCGGTTGCGCCTGCAAAAACGGCAAATTCATTCCTTAAAGGAAAAGAAATTGCTCAGGAGTTTGGTTTTCCTCTTGTAATTCGTCCTTCGTTTACGCTAGGAGGAACAGGGGCTGCTTTCGTACACAAAAAAGAAGATTTCGACGATTTGCTGACGCGTGGTTTGGAAGCTTCTCCAATCCATGAAGTATTGATTGATAAAGCGCTTTTAGGCTGGAAGGAATACGAATTAGAGTTATTACGCGATAAGAACGATAATGTTGTAATTATCTGTACTATCGAAAATATGGATCCTATGGGAATCCACACAGGAGACAGTATTACCGTAGCACCTGCGATGACGCTTTCGGACAGAACGTTCCAGAGAATGCGTGATATGGCAATTTTGATGATGAGAAGCATCGGAAACTTTGCCGGAGGTTGTAACGTACAGTTTGCTGTTTCACCGGATGAAAAAGAAGATATCGTTGCGATTGAAATCAATCCACGTGTATCGCGTTCGTCTGCATTGGCATCAAAAGCGACAGGATATCCAATCGCTAAAATCGCTACAAAATTAGCTTTAGGTTATTCGCTTGACGAATTACAAAACCAGATTACAAAATCAACTTCAGCATTATTCGAACCAACTTTGGATTATGTTATCGTAAAAATCCCGCGTTGGAACTTCGATAAATTTGAAGGAGCCGACAGAACATTAGGTCTTCAAATGAAATCAGTTGGTGAAGTAATGGGAATCGGACGTTCATTCCAGGAAGCTTTGCATAAAGCAACCCAGTCGTTGGAAATCAAACGTAACGGTTTGGGAGCTGACGGGAAAGGTTATACGAATTTCGACCAAATCATTGACAAATTAACGCATGCCAGCTGGGATCGTGTATTTGTGATTTATGATGCGATTGCGATGGGAATTCCGTTAAGCAGAATTCACGAAATCACTAAAATCGACATGTGGTTCCTGAAACAATATGAAGAATTGTACATATTGGAGAAGGAAGTTTCAAAATACAAAATAGATACGTTACCAAAAGAATTACTTTTGGAAGCGAAACAAAAAGGGTTTGCTGACCGTCAGATTGCTCATATGATGAACTGTCTGGAAAGCCAGGTGTACAACCTGCGCGAGCAAATGGGTGTGAACCGTGTTTATAAATTGGTTGATACTTGTGCCGCTGAGTTTAAAGCACTGACACCTTATTACTACTCGACGTTTGAAGCGGAAATTGAAAAAGCCGACGGAACACGTTATGTAGACAATGAAAGTATAGTTACAGACAAGAAAAAAGTAATTGTTTTAGGTTCCGGTCCAAACCGAATCGGACAGGGAATCGAGTTTGATTACTCCTGTGTTCACGGAGTTTTGGCTGCGGCTGAATGCGGTTATGAAACGATCATGATCAACTGTAACCCTGAAACAGTTTCAACAGATTTCGATACAGCTGATAAATTGTATTTCGAACCTGTTTTCTGGGAGCACATCTACGACATCATCCGTCACGAGAAACCGGAAGGAGTGATTGTTCAGTTAGGAGGTCAGACAGCGCTTAAATTAGCTGAAAAACTTTCTAAATATGGAGTTAAGATTTTAGGAACAAGCTACGATGCGTTGGATTTAGCAGAAGACAGAGGGCGTTTCTCTGATTTGTTGACTGACCTGCACATTCCGTTCCCGAAATACGGAATCGCGGAAAGTGCTGAAGAAGCGTCAATTTTAGCAGATAAGTTAGACTTCCCGTTATTGGTTCGTCCTTCATATGTATTGGGTGGACAGGGAATGAAAATCGTAATCAACAAACAGGAACTTGAAGAACATGTAATCGATTTGTTGAAATCGATTCCAGGTAATAAATTATTGTTAGACCATTATTTGGACGGTGCAATTGAAGCTGAGGCAGATGCAATCTGTGATGGTGAAAATGTATACATCATCGGAATCATGGAGCATATCGAGCCTTGTGGGGTTCACTCTGGAGACAGTAACGCGACTTTACCACCATTCAACATTGGTGAGTTTGTGATGCAGCAGATTAAAGATCATACTAAAAAGATTGCCTTGGCACTGAAAACAGTTGGTCTGATCAATATTCAGTTTGCGATTAAAGATGATATCGTTTACATCATCGAAGCGAATCCAAGAGCATCCCGTACAGTTCCTTTCATCGCGAAAGCTTACGGTGAGCCTTATGTAAATTATGCGACTAAAGTAATGTTGGGCCACAACAAAGTGACTGACTTCAATTTTAATCCGCAATTAAAAGGATTTGCTATCAAGCAGCCGGTATTCTCTTTCAGTAAGTTCAAAAACGTGAACAAAGCTTTAGGTCCTGAAATGAAATCAACAGGAGAAAGTATCTTGTTTATTGATGACTTGAAAGACGATCAGTTCTATGAATTGTATTCCAGAAGAAAAATGTATTTGAGTAAATAA